A genomic segment from Chitinophaga niabensis encodes:
- the pepE gene encoding dipeptidase PepE yields the protein MMKIVLASTSTLPGQDYLAYLQPVMQRLFSGISEIIFVPYARPGGISHDDYTARAAAAFAAIGIRVKGLHTFEDPATALKHAEGFFTGGGNTFLLVKQLHELELMDVLRQETEKGKPYLGTSAGSNIGGVNMQTTNDMPIVYPPSFETMGLVPFNLNPHYLDPMPEIKHMGETRETRIREFHTQQDVPVIGLREGSWIEVSGTEIRLRGALSARIFKAGREAYELGAGGDLAIL from the coding sequence ATGATGAAGATCGTTTTAGCCAGTACCTCCACTTTACCCGGCCAGGATTACCTGGCTTACCTGCAGCCGGTGATGCAGCGCCTGTTCTCCGGAATTTCCGAGATCATCTTTGTGCCCTATGCCCGGCCCGGCGGTATCTCTCACGACGATTATACTGCACGCGCGGCAGCAGCGTTTGCTGCTATAGGTATCCGTGTAAAAGGGCTGCATACTTTCGAAGATCCGGCAACGGCTTTAAAACATGCGGAAGGGTTTTTCACAGGCGGTGGCAACACTTTCTTATTAGTGAAACAATTACATGAGCTTGAACTGATGGATGTATTGCGGCAGGAAACGGAGAAAGGAAAACCTTATCTCGGCACAAGTGCAGGCAGTAATATCGGCGGAGTGAATATGCAAACCACCAATGATATGCCGATCGTATATCCGCCTTCTTTTGAAACCATGGGCCTGGTGCCTTTTAATCTCAACCCGCATTACCTGGATCCTATGCCGGAGATAAAACACATGGGTGAAACCAGGGAAACGAGGATCAGGGAGTTCCATACACAGCAGGATGTACCGGTGATAGGGTTACGGGAAGGGAGCTGGATTGAAGTTTCAGGAACAGAGATCCGCTTACGCGGAGCGTTAAGTGCGAGGATCTTTAAGGCGGGGAGGGAAGCGTATGAGTTGGGGGCGGGGGGAGATCTGGCGATATTGTGA
- a CDS encoding type II toxin-antitoxin system VapC family toxin: MTHKSVLLDTSFFVRLLNEEDPLFQHANGYFRYFLEERTPLMISTISIAEYCVIGDINELPLRNLQIVPFNLSHAKRTGEFAKIAFKNRDKLKLRERNIIPNDAKLFSQADVEDTIGAYLSSDTDSIKIYNLLKQENAPKFEFLDLHQKHSERYGLLDF, from the coding sequence ATGACGCATAAATCTGTTCTGCTTGATACAAGTTTTTTTGTGCGCCTTCTTAATGAGGAAGACCCACTTTTTCAACACGCCAATGGCTACTTCAGGTACTTTTTGGAGGAGCGGACACCTTTGATGATCTCTACCATTTCCATCGCCGAATATTGCGTTATAGGTGATATAAATGAACTTCCTTTAAGAAACCTTCAGATCGTTCCCTTCAACCTGTCTCATGCCAAAAGAACAGGTGAATTTGCAAAAATCGCTTTTAAGAATAGAGATAAGCTTAAACTGAGGGAAAGAAATATCATCCCCAACGATGCCAAGCTGTTTTCCCAGGCGGATGTAGAAGATACTATTGGCGCTTATCTTTCCTCTGATACAGATAGCATAAAGATCTATAACCTGTTAAAACAGGAGAATGCTCCAAAGTTTGAGTTTCTCGATCTTCATCAGAAGCATTCAGAAAGATATGGCCTGCTGGATTTTTAG
- the map gene encoding type I methionyl aminopeptidase, whose amino-acid sequence MSITTQAELAGMQKASEAVALTLKSMRNYAQPGMSTAELDEFGRAALESFGAKSAPKLTYGFPGWTCISVNNEIAHGIPTKRRVLQEGDLVNVDVSAELDGFWADNGGSFVLGQDIHQHQVLVDASKDILKIAIANIHGGVKIADIGGLIEAEAKRRGYRVIKNLTGHGIGRNLHEEPHSIANYYDKYNKTRFKKNSVVAIETFISTKATWAYENGDGWTLTAKDGSFVAQHEHTIMVTDGEPLIFTKDNDIWN is encoded by the coding sequence ATGTCAATTACAACACAGGCAGAACTGGCAGGTATGCAGAAAGCAAGTGAAGCAGTAGCCCTCACTTTAAAGAGCATGCGGAATTATGCACAACCCGGCATGAGCACCGCAGAACTGGATGAATTCGGCAGAGCAGCACTGGAAAGTTTCGGCGCTAAATCCGCACCTAAACTCACGTACGGCTTCCCCGGCTGGACCTGCATTAGTGTGAACAACGAAATTGCACATGGTATTCCCACAAAAAGAAGGGTACTGCAGGAGGGAGACCTGGTGAATGTGGATGTATCCGCAGAGCTGGATGGTTTCTGGGCAGACAATGGCGGATCATTTGTATTAGGGCAGGACATTCATCAGCACCAGGTGCTGGTAGATGCCTCCAAAGACATTTTAAAGATCGCTATTGCTAATATACACGGCGGCGTAAAGATCGCAGACATCGGCGGACTGATAGAAGCAGAAGCAAAACGCCGCGGATACCGGGTGATCAAAAACCTCACCGGGCACGGCATCGGCAGGAACCTGCATGAAGAGCCGCATTCCATTGCCAACTACTACGATAAATACAATAAGACCCGTTTTAAAAAGAACAGCGTTGTAGCCATAGAAACCTTCATCTCCACCAAAGCCACCTGGGCATACGAAAACGGAGACGGCTGGACGCTCACTGCGAAAGATGGCAGTTTTGTTGCCCAGCATGAACATACCATTATGGTAACAGACGGAGAACCCCTCATCTTTACAAAAGATAACGACATCTGGAATTAA